The Sorangiineae bacterium MSr11367 genome window below encodes:
- a CDS encoding OprO/OprP family phosphate-selective porin, whose amino-acid sequence MRSVAAQEPAAPSATPAPTSAPAPSGPSIEERLDEIDQRSRIALRKLEMAEEAAAAKEKERAAKDKERASIKIGPSGLSISSTDGAYSVALRAVLQADARIFVNDEHKLTDAFIIRRARPVFDATMGKNFLVRIMPDFGGGQTVLQDAYIDARAANEFGVIVGKFKPTLGLERLQNEQATYFVERGYPSSIIPSRDVGLAIHGDLFDGKLGYSVGMYNGTLDGGAGGDIEFDDSKEFSAHVYVRPFATQGRFTRPKFVQGLFIGVGATRGEKTGTPSNTYLPVYRTSGQNTFFQYIADTSAGAAPGSTAVAAGVENRLTGHVYAPIGPVAILGEYVIEQERVARGNVSKLITLQAWNITAAVALTGEEARFEGIVPKNPFDLTKGHFGGIELAARYSGMIIDRDAFDGLASDQRSARLAAEFGAGINWYATRNYAVKADYFITEFRSGGATAAGGRRDLEQVFLLRNQIAF is encoded by the coding sequence GTGCGCTCTGTCGCGGCGCAAGAGCCTGCTGCGCCCTCTGCTACACCGGCACCAACCTCCGCTCCAGCGCCGAGCGGCCCGAGCATCGAGGAACGGCTCGACGAGATCGATCAACGCTCACGCATCGCCTTGCGCAAACTGGAGATGGCGGAGGAGGCTGCCGCCGCCAAGGAGAAGGAGCGCGCGGCGAAGGACAAGGAACGAGCCTCCATCAAGATTGGTCCGAGCGGGCTCTCCATCTCATCGACCGATGGCGCGTACTCCGTCGCGCTTCGGGCCGTCCTGCAGGCGGACGCGCGCATCTTCGTCAACGACGAACACAAGCTGACGGACGCGTTCATCATCCGCCGCGCCCGGCCCGTCTTCGACGCCACGATGGGGAAGAACTTCCTCGTGCGCATCATGCCCGACTTCGGCGGCGGGCAGACCGTCCTGCAGGATGCCTACATCGACGCGCGCGCGGCGAACGAATTCGGCGTCATCGTCGGCAAGTTCAAGCCGACCCTCGGCCTCGAACGGCTGCAGAACGAGCAGGCCACGTACTTCGTCGAACGCGGTTACCCGTCGTCGATCATTCCCTCGCGCGACGTCGGCCTGGCCATCCATGGCGATCTCTTCGACGGCAAGCTCGGTTACTCGGTCGGCATGTACAACGGCACCCTCGACGGCGGCGCGGGTGGCGACATCGAGTTCGACGACTCCAAGGAATTCAGTGCCCACGTCTACGTGCGCCCCTTCGCCACGCAAGGGAGGTTCACGAGGCCGAAGTTCGTGCAGGGACTCTTCATCGGCGTGGGTGCCACGCGCGGGGAGAAGACCGGCACCCCGAGCAACACGTACCTGCCGGTCTACCGCACCAGCGGGCAGAACACGTTCTTCCAGTACATCGCAGACACTTCGGCCGGTGCGGCGCCAGGGTCCACCGCGGTGGCGGCGGGCGTGGAGAACCGGCTCACGGGACATGTCTACGCCCCCATCGGGCCGGTCGCCATTCTGGGCGAGTACGTCATCGAGCAAGAGCGGGTTGCACGCGGCAACGTCTCGAAGCTCATCACGTTGCAGGCGTGGAACATCACCGCGGCGGTGGCCCTCACCGGCGAGGAAGCGCGCTTCGAGGGCATCGTGCCGAAGAATCCTTTCGACCTCACCAAAGGCCACTTCGGCGGCATCGAGCTCGCCGCGCGCTACAGCGGCATGATCATCGATCGCGACGCCTTCGACGGTCTGGCGAGCGACCAGCGTTCGGCCAGGCTCGCCGCGGAATTCGGCGCAGGCATCAATTGGTACGCCACGCGCAACTACGCCGTGAAGGCGGACTACTTCATCACGGAGTTTCGCTCCGGCGGGGCCACGGCGGCGGGCGGGCGCCGTGACCTCGAGCAAGTGTTCCTGCTTCGGAACCAGATTGCATTTTAG
- a CDS encoding RES family NAD+ phosphorylase: MLVTWRICRRKYAATAFGGEGARIAGGRWNRKGTRIAYCGGSLALAALEMLVHVDVNQLPIDLVCLRAVVPDDVEIEPVDVAKLPRHWRATPAPDVLQDIGTDWVLRGSSAVLAVPSAIIPAEMNYLVNPAHRDFGRIAIGLPEPFAFDPRLRQPPATPSTPPRVIKMRPPKRPRNTKKRQ, translated from the coding sequence ATGCTCGTCACCTGGCGCATCTGCCGTCGCAAATACGCCGCGACGGCCTTTGGTGGAGAAGGCGCGCGGATCGCTGGCGGACGCTGGAACCGCAAAGGCACGCGCATCGCGTACTGCGGTGGAAGCCTCGCGCTGGCGGCGCTGGAGATGCTCGTGCACGTCGATGTGAATCAGTTGCCCATCGACCTGGTGTGCCTTCGTGCGGTCGTTCCCGATGACGTGGAGATCGAACCGGTGGACGTCGCGAAGTTGCCACGCCATTGGCGCGCAACCCCGGCGCCCGACGTGCTGCAGGACATCGGCACCGATTGGGTGCTGCGTGGCTCGAGCGCGGTGCTCGCGGTGCCGTCGGCCATCATTCCGGCGGAGATGAATTACCTGGTGAACCCGGCGCATCGCGATTTCGGCCGCATCGCCATCGGGCTACCGGAGCCGTTTGCCTTCGATCCGCGCTTGCGACAGCCGCCCGCCACACCGTCGACACCTCCGCGAGTCATCAAAATGCGCCCACCGAAACGACCGCGAAACACCAAGAAGCGACAGTAG